GAGCCAGAGCTCGAGCGGCTTTCTAAGATTCTGAAGTCCTTCAATGCTCAATTTGGCAACATCCCGTGGGCCGATGCCGACCGTGTACACAAGCTGATTACGGAAGACATCCCGAACCGCGTGGCAGCGGATACGGCCTATCAAAATGCGAAGCAGAACTCTGACAGACAAAATGCAAAGATTGAGCATGACAAGGCGCTGGCAAGAGTAATGACCGCTGTTCTGAAGGACGACACGGAGCTCTTTAAGCAATTCATGGATAACGAGTCCTTCAAGCGCTGGCTAACGGATACCGTGTTCCGGATCACCTATGACAATCGCCCTGGCGCCTCGCCAGGGTGAGTCGGTCTGATACTCGGGAGTCGCCTATTAGAGTAGTGCGATGCTGGTTGCGGCGCGCGGCCGGTTTGCTCTTCACGGATCAGCCCGAAAAGCACGTGACCGGCGCGTGGGTCAAAATCGGCTTCTTCGTGACCGATGACGATCTGCGTTATCAGGACGAAGTGCATGGCAATCTCTTCGGGCAAGTCGAACAGGTGCTCGAATTCCTGCGGACCAAGTACCTCAAGGCGTACATCACCTACCACGGCATTCAGCGCCGTGAGACGTTCCTGTTTCCCGAGTCGGCGTTGCGCGAGACGGTGCTCAACGCTATCGTTCACAAGGATTACAGCCGTGGCATTCCCATGCAGATCAGCGTCTATGACGACCGGATTGCCGTCTGGAATCCGGGGGCTCTGCCGGAACATTGGACACTCAAGAAATTGTTCGGCAAACATGCTTCGGAGCCGTCCAACCCGCTGATTGCCAATGCCTTCTTCCGTGCCGGTTACATCGAGGCTTGGGGCCGCGGCATCGAGAAGATCAA
Above is a genomic segment from Candidatus Nitrospira nitrificans containing:
- a CDS encoding ATP-binding protein produces the protein MRCWLRRAAGLLFTDQPEKHVTGAWVKIGFFVTDDDLRYQDEVHGNLFGQVEQVLEFLRTKYLKAYITYHGIQRRETFLFPESALRETVLNAIVHKDYSRGIPMQISVYDDRIAVWNPGALPEHWTLKKLFGKHASEPSNPLIANAFFRAGYIEAWGRGIEKINRDCREHGIEPPAYDVDLSGVMVTFRANPAHIRSAGKSFPRSPVGLGEKLGETRVAILAAMRRDATITTKVLAETLGLSTTAVDKNLQYLKTHGYIRRVGPAKGGRWEVAE